A stretch of Nonomuraea africana DNA encodes these proteins:
- a CDS encoding MFS transporter, with translation MRSGHRLGRQFGWLWGAYGTSALGTWLAFGAFPLIAIQVLHAGPAEVAALSSVGALVGAAVAVPLGPWVEFRRKRPVLIGMDLVRFAALLTIPAAFALGVLSFVQLLLVSVVVAAADISFRAASGAYLKTLLPAEHLLVANARFESTAWTTTVIGPPLGGAAIGLLGPVATVVADAFSYLLSALGIRATGGHEPRPVRRQAARMRAGDLLDGWRYILADATLRPLFFNTAVFNGLVMATDALLAVLMLGQLGFEAWQYGLAFAAPAIGGLFGSRLARPLVTRFGEHRVLVVAGTLRAIWLVGLTLVGPGTGGLLLVMGVELGLIFCCGVFNPVCATYRLERTAPDRVARTLSAWSVTTKASTALLTAAWGVLGGLLGPRTAIGLAGVLLLATPLLLPRRAAAPLAEPDSEPSRA, from the coding sequence ATGCGGAGCGGGCACCGGTTGGGGCGGCAGTTCGGGTGGCTCTGGGGGGCGTACGGGACCAGCGCGCTCGGCACGTGGCTCGCCTTCGGCGCGTTCCCGCTGATCGCGATCCAGGTGTTGCACGCCGGGCCCGCCGAGGTCGCGGCGTTGTCCTCGGTGGGGGCTTTGGTGGGCGCGGCCGTGGCGGTGCCGCTGGGCCCGTGGGTGGAGTTCCGCCGCAAGCGGCCGGTGCTGATCGGAATGGACCTGGTGCGGTTCGCGGCGCTGCTGACGATCCCCGCCGCGTTCGCGCTCGGCGTGCTCTCCTTCGTCCAGCTTCTGCTGGTCTCGGTCGTCGTCGCGGCCGCCGACATCTCCTTCCGCGCCGCCTCCGGCGCCTACCTGAAGACGCTACTGCCGGCCGAGCATCTGCTCGTCGCCAACGCCCGCTTCGAGTCGACGGCCTGGACGACCACGGTCATCGGACCGCCGCTGGGCGGTGCCGCAATCGGGCTTCTCGGTCCGGTGGCGACGGTGGTGGCCGACGCGTTCAGCTACCTGCTCTCGGCCCTGGGCATCCGCGCGACGGGCGGCCACGAGCCGCGGCCCGTGCGCCGACAGGCCGCGCGTATGCGGGCCGGGGACCTGCTCGACGGCTGGCGGTACATCCTCGCCGACGCGACGCTGCGTCCGCTGTTCTTCAACACCGCCGTGTTCAACGGCCTGGTGATGGCCACCGACGCGCTGCTGGCCGTCCTGATGCTCGGCCAACTCGGGTTCGAAGCATGGCAGTACGGCCTCGCCTTCGCCGCACCCGCGATCGGCGGGTTGTTCGGTTCGCGGCTGGCCCGCCCGCTCGTCACCCGGTTCGGGGAGCACCGGGTCCTGGTCGTGGCCGGGACGCTGCGCGCGATCTGGCTCGTCGGGCTGACCCTCGTGGGGCCGGGGACCGGTGGGCTGCTGCTGGTGATGGGCGTCGAGCTCGGGCTGATCTTCTGCTGCGGGGTCTTCAACCCCGTCTGCGCCACCTATCGCCTGGAGCGCACCGCGCCCGACCGGGTCGCCCGCACGCTGTCGGCCTGGTCGGTGACGACCAAGGCCTCGACCGCGCTTCTGACGGCCGCATGGGGCGTGCTCGGCGGTCTGCTCGGCCCGCGAACGGCCATCGGCCTGGCCGGCGTGCTCCTGCTGGCGACTCCGCTGCTGCTCCCCCGCCGCGCCGCAGCGCCCCTCGCCGAGCCGGACTCAGAACCGAGCCGCGCCTGA
- a CDS encoding LysR family transcriptional regulator, with the protein MDLNTVRTFVAAADAGQFQEAAAELAVTQQAVSKRIAALERNLGVRLFARTPRGAELTIDGQAFLPHARELLRVAERAAASVRTGSRPLRVDVIASRSAQSGLMRGFHRAHPEIELDVVMLFDIEAAVAAIRSGAIDVSFRAVGMPGRPLPEDIESVRVLDEALQLLIGPAHELASARSVTLTQLAGHRIWMPGIVPGTEWAAYYDDLVAEFGLTIEATGPNFGSDALLDTIADTSALATFMGEQTRLVWPADHGLRRIPVIGPTPVYPHSLLWHRDNPHPALATLRAHLAATAAGHGAAGTWAPDWAIPR; encoded by the coding sequence ATGGACCTCAACACCGTCCGAACCTTCGTCGCCGCCGCCGACGCGGGGCAGTTCCAGGAGGCAGCCGCCGAGCTGGCGGTCACCCAGCAGGCCGTCTCCAAGCGCATCGCCGCGCTGGAGCGCAACCTCGGAGTGCGGCTGTTCGCCCGCACCCCGCGCGGCGCCGAGCTCACCATCGACGGGCAGGCGTTCCTGCCCCACGCCCGCGAACTGCTCCGGGTCGCCGAGCGCGCGGCCGCGTCCGTCCGCACCGGCAGCCGTCCGCTGCGCGTCGACGTGATCGCCTCGCGCAGCGCGCAGTCGGGCCTGATGCGCGGCTTCCACCGCGCGCACCCCGAGATCGAGCTCGACGTGGTGATGCTGTTCGACATCGAGGCGGCCGTGGCCGCCATCCGGTCCGGTGCGATCGACGTGTCCTTCCGCGCCGTCGGCATGCCGGGCCGACCCCTTCCCGAGGACATCGAGTCCGTCCGGGTGCTCGACGAGGCGCTCCAGCTCCTCATCGGGCCCGCCCACGAGCTGGCGTCCGCCCGGTCGGTGACGCTGACCCAGCTCGCCGGGCACCGGATCTGGATGCCCGGCATCGTCCCCGGTACCGAGTGGGCCGCCTACTACGACGACCTCGTCGCCGAGTTCGGCCTCACCATCGAGGCGACCGGCCCCAACTTCGGCTCCGACGCGCTCCTCGACACCATCGCCGACACCTCGGCCCTGGCCACCTTCATGGGCGAGCAGACCCGCCTGGTCTGGCCCGCCGACCACGGCCTGCGCCGCATCCCGGTGATCGGCCCCACGCCGGTCTACCCGCACTCGCTCCTGTGGCACCGCGACAACCCCCACCCAGCGCTGGCCACCCTCCGCGCCCACCTCGCCGCCACGGCGGCCGGCCACGGCGCCGCCGGGACCTGGGCGCCGGACTGGGCAATCCCGCGCTGA
- a CDS encoding LysR family transcriptional regulator has protein sequence MGWDLRRLRYFQAVAEELHFGRAARRLHIAQPSLSQQIKALEKAVGATLLERTPRGVRLTPAGAAALDAARDLLALSERSLRDIRDLASGSLPALRIGLSTGIGPGLLGRIRLAAGAAGVSIAFHDATSAEQADLLGRDELDLGLMLEPVGHTDLHLLRLVDEPLGVITGRRHRLPDQLTADDLAGKRLLWFDREEAPGYHDHVLDACAAAGWRPEVQVCHSRRLSAIVLLLTAEPDLVSLVPAAKATHPELVWRPLQAAPRHRVALAWRGHDDREAVGRLRDELVSGLARP, from the coding sequence ATGGGATGGGACCTGCGCCGGCTGCGATATTTCCAAGCAGTGGCCGAAGAACTCCACTTCGGCCGGGCGGCCCGCCGGTTGCACATCGCCCAGCCGTCGCTGAGCCAGCAGATCAAGGCCCTGGAGAAGGCGGTCGGTGCCACCCTCCTGGAGCGCACCCCACGTGGTGTGCGGCTGACCCCCGCAGGGGCGGCAGCGCTCGACGCGGCCCGCGACCTGCTCGCCCTTTCCGAGCGAAGCCTGCGTGACATCCGGGACCTCGCCTCCGGCTCCCTGCCCGCGCTCAGGATCGGGTTGTCCACGGGGATCGGCCCCGGTCTGCTCGGTCGGATACGGCTCGCCGCCGGTGCCGCGGGTGTGAGCATCGCCTTCCACGACGCCACCTCCGCGGAGCAAGCGGATCTGCTGGGCCGGGACGAGCTCGATCTCGGCCTCATGCTCGAGCCCGTGGGCCACACGGACCTGCACCTGCTACGTCTGGTCGACGAACCCCTCGGCGTGATCACCGGCAGACGGCATCGTCTGCCGGATCAGCTCACGGCCGACGATCTCGCCGGCAAGCGCCTGCTCTGGTTCGACCGCGAAGAAGCCCCCGGCTACCACGACCACGTGCTGGACGCCTGCGCTGCGGCCGGGTGGCGGCCCGAGGTCCAGGTATGCCACAGCCGGCGGCTCAGCGCCATCGTCCTGCTGCTCACCGCCGAGCCTGATCTGGTCTCGCTGGTTCCGGCGGCCAAGGCCACCCATCCTGAGCTGGTCTGGCGCCCTCTCCAGGCTGCCCCCCGCCACCGCGTCGCACTGGCCTGGCGCGGCCACGACGACAGGGAGGCTGTCGGCCGCCTCCGCGACGAGCTCGTTTCCGGTCTCGCCCGACCCTGA
- a CDS encoding DoxX family protein, whose protein sequence is MSLVLWVFQALLAVLFLVAGGLKIVAPLEAISGLMPWVEDFPRLQVAGIGIIEVCGAAGLVLPGMTRIAPVLTPLAAIGFVILMAGATVTHLGRGEAHLIGGNLAVIVIAAIVAWGRLRSWPL, encoded by the coding sequence ATGTCTCTTGTTCTGTGGGTGTTCCAGGCGCTACTGGCCGTGTTGTTCCTTGTCGCCGGCGGGCTCAAGATCGTCGCGCCGCTGGAGGCCATCAGCGGGCTGATGCCGTGGGTGGAGGACTTCCCCCGGCTCCAGGTGGCGGGCATCGGGATCATCGAGGTGTGCGGTGCGGCGGGCCTGGTCCTTCCCGGGATGACCCGGATCGCGCCCGTACTGACACCGCTGGCGGCGATCGGCTTCGTGATCCTCATGGCCGGTGCCACGGTCACGCATCTGGGAAGAGGCGAGGCACACCTGATCGGGGGAAACCTCGCCGTGATCGTCATTGCCGCGATCGTCGCGTGGGGGCGTCTCCGCTCGTGGCCGCTCTGA